The sequence AGCCCGGCGTGGGTCAGCAGCAGGTCGAGTTTCTCCTCCACCCGGGCGAGCCGGTCCCGGTCGGCCGGGCCGAATCTCGCCCGGACCGCCGCTCCGCCAGCCAACACGGTGAGGATGGCTGCGAGGATGGCTGCGAGGATGGCGAAGTCGGTAAACTCCAGAACCGCGAACAGCATGGGTGTATCCTCCGTCTCTACTCGCCGAAC is a genomic window of Pirellulales bacterium containing:
- a CDS encoding ribosomal protein L7/L12; this encodes VRRVETEDTPMLFAVLEFTDFAILAAILAAILTVLAGGAAVRARFGPADRDRLARVEEKLDLLLTHAGLDYTPAPKAAWKALADEGPARKIAAIKAYREETGAGLAEAKRAVEEYSEGRR